The Alicyclobacillus macrosporangiidus CPP55 genome segment GGCCGGGCGGCGGACTGGGGCCCTGGCTGTGGCGGGGGCTAGCGGCGCTGGTTGCGATTGCGGCCGCCGGCGGCGTCCTCTTCCGAAGGCGGCTGCGCTCCTGGTGGCACCACCGGGCGTGGCGCGGGGAACCGGTACAGGCGATGTGGGCGGGCCTTCAGCGCCTGATAGGGCTGTTGCGCAAGAACGGGGATATCCCACAAGGCGCTGCCACGCTTCGGGATCTGAAGCGGGCGGCACGCGTGTACGGCATCCCGGAGCCGGAGTACCGGCACTTGGTGCGCACGGCCGAGTCGGCATTCTACGGCGACGCCGCCGTCCCGCCCGAGGAGGCGGAGCAGGTGCGGCGGACCTGGTCCCGCTGGCTGGAAGCGGCCCTGCATTGGCCGGGGAAGCGCTGACGGCCCGCCGTCCGGGCGGATGCCGCAGCCGTCCAAGCCGCCATTGGCAGGGCTCTCCTGCATGAAGGCCAGGGCAGGGACGCATACTGAGATCGCTTTCCGATCCCACCGTGAAGGAGGACCTTGTGATGACGAATCCGAACAAGGTGAAGCAGGACATTCAGCGCGACCTCCAGAACAAATCGGCGGGTGCGCTGACAAACCAGGCGGCTGCTCGGGCGCAGGCGACCAACAGCACGTTCGGTCAGTTTAAGACCAACGCGCAGCAGGTCCGCAACGACATCCAGCAGGACCTGAGCAACCGAGCGGGGATGAGCTTGACCTCGGGGACGAACCCGCAGGAGGTCAAGAACGAGATCAACCGCGACCTGCAGTCCTGACGGGATTGGGTTGGAAGGCGCCGGGCGGATTTTTGTCTGCCCGGTTTTTTTAATGCGGGGTGGGGCGCGGCGCGAAGCGGCTTGCGCAGCAGAAGCGTAGCGCCGCGCCCTACTCCCTTATCCGTTGCGTGAACGCGTCACCCCCAGTTTCCCGCTGTGCCCAACACCCTCGTTGATTTTCGAAGCCGCAGGAAGTAGAATGAGGTCGAAATTCAGAGACTCGTATAACGCTGGGAATATGGCTCAGCGGTCTCTACCGGGCGACCGAGAATCGCCCGACTACGAGGTCGGAATCAGGCGGCGGACAGGGCCGGCAGCGGCCCCGTCTTGGCTTGTCCGGATCCCTGCAGGGATGTCCGGCGGCGGGACGGGGGCTGTAAGGCTTTGGCCGTGTGGGCCGATGCCTCGTATGTGCCAAGGGTTGGTGGACAACCTACACGCAGCGAGGCGTCGGCCTTTTTGCGTGATTCGGCCGGCCAGACAGGGGGAGTGTGCACGCATGTCAGACCACGAGGTCGTGGTGGTGCTGGATTTCGGCGGGCAGTACAACCAGTTGATCGCCCGGCGCATCCGCGAGATGAATGTGTACTCGGAGCTGCTGCCCCACACCACGACGGCCGCGGAGCTGAAGCAAAAACGGTTGAAAGGCATCGTATTCAGCGGCGGTCCCAAGAGCGTGTTCGCGGATGGGGCGCCAGACGTGGACCCGGAGGTGTATCAGCTCGGCGTGCCCATCCTCGGGATCTGCTATGGCATGCAGCTGTTGGCCAAGACGTTTGAGGCCAAGGTGGAACGGGGTGTCGTACGCGAGTACGGGCGAGCCGAACTCGTGGTCGAGCCAGACGCCTGCGCCCTGTTCGCTGAACAGCCCAAACGGCAGACGGTGTGGATGAGCCACAGCGACGCGGTCCGCGCCGTGCCGTCCGGATTTCAGCTGGACGCCGCCACCCAGGCTGGCACCATCGCGGCGATGAGCGATCCCGCGCGCGGGCTGTACGCCGTCCAGTACCATCCGGAGGTCGGCCACACCGAGTACGGGCGGGAGCTGTTGAGAAACTTCCTGTTCTCTGTGTGCGGCTGCAAGGGGGATTGGACACCGGCCGCCTGGATTGACGATACCGTCGCGCAGATCCGGGCCCGGGTCGGGAGCGAGCGAGTGCTGTGCGCTCTCTCCGGGGGAGTAGACTCCGCCGTCGCGGCGGCGCTCGTGCACCGCGCGGTGGGCCGGCAGCTGACCGCGGTGTTTGTCGATCACGGTCTTCTCCGCAAAGGCGAGGGGGACGCGGTGATGGCGTCCCTTGGCGGGCAGCTCGGAATCGACGTGGTGCGCGTGGACGCAGCCGGAGAATTTCTCGGCCGGTTGGCCGGCGTGATCGACCCGGAGCGAAAGCGCAAGATCATCGGGGAGCAGTTCATCCGCACGTTTGAGCGGGAGTCGGAGCGGCTGGGGCCGTTCCGGTTTTTGGTGCAGGGGACCCTGTACACGGACATCATCGAGAGCGGCACCGCGACGGCGGCGACCATCAAGTCCCACCACAACGTGGGCGGTCTGCCAGAGGACATGCAATTTGAGGTGATTGAGCCGCTCAAGGAGTTGTTCAAGGACGAGGTGCGCCGGCTCGGCGAGGCCCTCGGCTTGCCGGCGTCGTTGGTGTGGCGGCAGCCGTTCCCGGGGCCGGGACTGGCCATCCGGATCCTCGGCGAGGTCACGCCGGAGAGACTGCACATCGTCCGGGAGGCGGACGCCATCCTGCGGGACGAGGTGGCGAAGGCGGGCCTCGAGCGGGACGTGTGGCAGTACTTCACGGTGCTGACGGGCATCCGCTCGGTCGGAGTGATGGGGGACGAGCGGACGTACGCGCACACCATCGCCATCCGGGCGGTCACCTCGCAGGACGGGATGACGGCGGACTGGGCGCGCCTGCCGCACGACCTGTTGGCGCGGGTGTCCAACCGGATCGTCAACGAGGTGCCGGAGGTCAACCGGGTGGTGTACGACATCACGTCGAAGCCGCCCGCGACGATTGAGTGGGAGTAAAATGGGGAGGAGTTCCACTGTGGAG includes the following:
- the guaA gene encoding glutamine-hydrolyzing GMP synthase, coding for MSDHEVVVVLDFGGQYNQLIARRIREMNVYSELLPHTTTAAELKQKRLKGIVFSGGPKSVFADGAPDVDPEVYQLGVPILGICYGMQLLAKTFEAKVERGVVREYGRAELVVEPDACALFAEQPKRQTVWMSHSDAVRAVPSGFQLDAATQAGTIAAMSDPARGLYAVQYHPEVGHTEYGRELLRNFLFSVCGCKGDWTPAAWIDDTVAQIRARVGSERVLCALSGGVDSAVAAALVHRAVGRQLTAVFVDHGLLRKGEGDAVMASLGGQLGIDVVRVDAAGEFLGRLAGVIDPERKRKIIGEQFIRTFERESERLGPFRFLVQGTLYTDIIESGTATAATIKSHHNVGGLPEDMQFEVIEPLKELFKDEVRRLGEALGLPASLVWRQPFPGPGLAIRILGEVTPERLHIVREADAILRDEVAKAGLERDVWQYFTVLTGIRSVGVMGDERTYAHTIAIRAVTSQDGMTADWARLPHDLLARVSNRIVNEVPEVNRVVYDITSKPPATIEWE